One Aquarana catesbeiana isolate 2022-GZ linkage group LG11, ASM4218655v1, whole genome shotgun sequence genomic window carries:
- the GNG3 gene encoding guanine nucleotide-binding protein G(I)/G(S)/G(O) subunit gamma-3 has translation MKGDTPVNSTLSVGQARKLVEQLKIEASMCRIKVSKAASDLMTFCDAHACEDPLITPVPTSENPFREKKFFCALL, from the exons atgaaaggggacacccctgtgaACAGCACACTAAGTGTTGGACAGGCCAGGAAGCTTGTGGAGCAGCTAAAAATTGAAGCATCGATGTGTCGTATTAAA GTCTCAAAGGCAGCATCGGATCTCATGACATTCTGCGATGCTCATGCGTGTGAAGATCCACTCATCACTCCAGTGCCCACTTCGGAAAACCCATTTAGAGAAAAGAAGTTTTTCTGTGCCCTCCTCTGA